DNA sequence from the Amycolatopsis sp. Hca4 genome:
TATCTGGCGCCGGCGCGCGTGAATCCACCGAATTCCGCCGAAACGGTGGCACGCGGGCGACGGTACTTCTACCCTCGCGCGAGCGCCGTACATCCGTACGGGCACTAACTGGGGAGTTCGGAATGCCGGTATCCAAGACAGGGCAGCGCCACGCGACCACCGACAAGACGGCCGTGATCGGCACGGCCCGGCGCACCCTCGGGTGACCACCGGCCGGGGCCGGGCACCTGCCCGGCCTCGGTTCCGGACCCGTCCTCAGGGCACGTACTTGCCCACGAAACTGCCGCAGGTGACGACCTGGCCGGTGAGCCGCGCCTGAAGTGCCTTCTCCAGCCCCAGGTACGTGAACACGGGCGTGTCGGCAGGCACCTCGGCCGGTACCGGGCCGCCGGTGGCCAGCAACCGGCTCGGGACCGTCTGGAACAGCACCAGGTAGCCGCCTTCGCGGTCGAGCTCGTCGGCCGTCGCGAGCATCCGCTCGGGCGCGTCGCCGACGATCTCCAGCGGCAGCGGCCACTCCAGCGGGAACGGGTTGCGCAGGCCGAACGCCGGGTAGGCGAACGCGTTGTCCGGCAACACCGCCGTCCGGGGAGCCGGGAATCGGGTGACGCAGTCGCGGATCTGCTGGACGTACCGGAACGTCGAAGGGTTCGTGCGGATGCCGGCCATCGCCGGGGTGACCGCGCCGAGGTCTTCGGTCAGCCGGTCGTGCCCGAGGTCGAGGTAGGCCGCCTGGTCGTGGCGGGCGACGACGACCCAGCCGCACACCGCCACGGCGGTCAGGCCGGCCGTCGCGGTGACCCAGCGGCGAGCCAGCCGCGGGCGGGGCGGGACCAGGTGGCTCAGCAGCAGCAACGACGTCAGCGCCAGCGTGCCGGTGAGCAGCGTCGGGGTGTCGTTGCCCCAGGACAGGCTGGTCATGAACCCGGTGGCGAGCACGAGCAGCCCCGCCCACGGCACCTGCCGCCGCACGGCCGCGGACACCGGCACGCTGACCGCGACGATCCACCACAGGACGTCCGCCCAGCGCGAGGACCCGGTGAACCGGCCGTCGACGACGGTCCAGACGACCGCGGTGGCACCCGCGAGCACCAGCACCCAGGACGCCACCCGCCCGGCCACGCCGAGCCGGTCGCCGGGCAGCCGGACGGCGAGCAGCACGACGGCGATCGCGGCGAAGAAGCTCAGCTCCCGCACGGGTGCCCTGGTCAGCACCTCCGGGTCGTCGAGCCACAGGCCGAGCAGCCGCTCGCCGTACGCGGGCACGCCGCCGGTGAGCTGCTCGACCATCTCCGTGAAGCCGCCGCCGAGGCTCACCCACGTCACGTACGCGAGCCCCGGCGCGCCGAGCGCGAGAACGTCCAGCAGCAGCCGGACCGCGCGGCGGGCGCCGGTCCGGGTCGCCGGGTGCAGCAGCAGCCAGAGCACGCCGATCACCGCGGCGAGGGCGAAGCTCTGCTTGACGAACACCGCGCAGCCGAGCAGCACCAGCCCGCCGCGGCGGGCGAGCGCGCGGCCGCTGCGCAGGCCCGCGTCCAGGGCCCAGGCCCCGCACGCGGTGAGCGCGATGCCGTCCACGGTGTGCCAGGCCATCAGCGGGAAGGCGTTGAGGTTGATCAGCGACGCGGCCGCGACCATCGCCGTCATCCCCGGGCCCCAGTCCAGCACCCGGCGCCGGGTGACCAGCGCGGCGAACGCGATCGTGGCCACGATGATCTCGATCATGGACAGGAAGCTGGAGCCGAAGAACAGCGGCATCGGCAGCGCGTAGTCGGCCACGTGCAGCACCGCCGACCCCAGCGGCCGGGCGGAGATGATGTCGGCGTGCGGGACTTCGCCGTGCAGCACGCGCCACGCCTGCGCGAGGATGAAGCCCTGGTCGGAGGGGTGGAAGCCGAACCGGCCGACGCGGAACTCGGTGGCCAGCGCGAGCAGCACCACCCAGCCGGCGTGGATGCTCCGGCGCAGCAGCGGCCGGGCGGGCTTCCCCGGCGGGGGCGCCGTGGCGACGTGCGCAGGACTCGCCACGTCCACGCCGCGCCCGCCTTCCGCTCCCGATCACACCCGGGAAGCGATGGTAGCGGCCGGGGTGGTCACCGGCGCGGACCGCACCACCCGCACCCGGTGGACCACCGCGCTCACCGGCCGCTCACCGGGTACTGCTAGGACTGCCGCACGGCGCCCGTGAACGCTTCGAACGCGTCCATCAGGATCCGGGCGGTGTCCTCGCCGTCTTCGCCGGAGAGGAGCTCGTTCAACTCGAGGCTTTCCGCGGCCACCTTGGCGGCGCGCGGGAACATCGTCCCTTCGAACTCCGCCAGCGCGGCTTCGACGTCGTCCGGGTGGGCGGCGAGCGCGAGGCCGAGTTCGGCGCCGTCGAGCATGGCCAGGTTGGCGCCCTCGCCGTTGGCCGGCATCAGGTGGGCCGCGTCGCCGAGGAGCGTCACCCCCGGTACCCGCTCCCACCGGTGCCCGAGCGGCAGCGTGTAGTGCGGCCGCAGGACCGGGGCGGTGTCGCCGTCGGTGATCAGCGCGGTCAGCTCCGGCGCCCACCCGTCGAACTCCGCGGCGACCCGGGCGGCGGCCGCGGCCGGGTCGGTGAAGTCGACGGCGTCGAACCACGCCAACGGCCGGGTGAGCGAGACGTAGGTGTGCAGCGTGTCCCCGGCCTCGCGGTGGGCGAAGATCCCCCGGTGCCGGGCCGGCGCCATCATCGAACCGCCGCCGACCGCCTTCGCCGCGGCGGGGTGGCGGGTGTCGGCGTCGAACAGGTAGACCTCGACGAAGGATTCGCCGGTGTACTCGGGTTTCGCCGGCGTCAGCAGCGGCCGGACCCGCGACCACGCGCCGTCGGCCCCGACGAGCAGGCCGGTGGTCACCGTCGTGCCGTCGGCGAAGGCCACCTCGTGGCGGCCGTCGCCGACGGCGCGGACCCCGGTCACCTTGTGTCCCCAGTGGACAGTGCCGGCCGGCAGTGAGTCCAGCAGCATCCGCCGCAGTTCGCCGCGCTGGACCTCGGGCCGCCCGCCGGTGCCGTCGTCGGCCTTGTCCAGCAGCACGGTCCCGTCCCGCTCGAGGATCCGCATCGCCTGCCTGCCCTCCAGGACCAGGCCGCGGAACTCCTCGGTCAGCCCGGCCGCTTCGACGGCGAGCTGGCCGTTGTAGTCGTGGATGTCGAGCATCCCGCCCTGCATCCGGGCCATCGGCGACGGCTCGGCTTCGTAGACCGCCGCGGGAATGCCGTGGACGTGCAGGACGCGGGCGAGGGTGAGGCCGCCGAGGCCGGCGCCGATGATCGTGACGTGCATGCGAGCTCCTCCGGGTTCCGGGGTTGACCCCCGAAGGCTCGCGAAGATCGCTGGCGCGGACCGCACACGCAGCTGGCACGCCCCTGGCAGGCGCTGTCAGTCGGCGAGCAGGTCGTCCGGGCTGCCTGCCGCCAGCCCGGCCAGGACGTCCAGCGCCGAAGCCAACGTCGGCACCGGTGGCGCGGACACCGCAATCCGCACCGCGTTCGGGGCGTGGCCCGGCAGCACCGCGAACGCCGCCGCCGGGGACAGCGCGATGCCGCGGCGGGCCGCCGCCGCCACGAACGTCTCCGCCCGCCACTGCTCCGGCAGTTCCCACCAGCGGTGGTAGGACGCCGGGTCGCCGCGCAGGCCCGGCAGCCGCTCGGCCACCACGGCCGCGCGCGCGGCCGCGTCACGGCGTTTCGCCGCCTCGATCCCGGCCAGGGTGCCGGTGACGATCCACTGCGTCGCCGCTTCGACGGCGAACCGGGACGCGCCCCAGGCCCCCGACCGCACCGACGACGCCAGCCGCGCCGTCCACGCCGGGGGCGGCACCAGGAACCCCGCCGTCAGGCCCGGCGCGACCCGCTTGGACAGGCTGTCGACGAACACCGTCCGATCCGGGGCGTAGGCGGCGAAGGGGCGGACGTCGTCGCGCAGGAACGTGTAGATGCCGTCCTCGATCACCGGGAGGTCCAGGCGGGCCACGACTTCGGCGAGCTCGGCGCGGCGCTGCGGCGGCATCGTCGTGCCGAGCGGGTTGTGCAGCGTCGGCTGGACGTAGAGCGCGCGCACCGGGCCTGCCGCGGCGAGCGCCGCCGGCACCAGCCCGGACTCGTCGGTCTCGATCGGCACGAGCTCCACCCCGAGGCGCGCCGCGAGGGCCTTGACCACTGGGTACGTCAGCGACTCCACCGCGAGCCGCTCCCCCACCGGCACGAACGCGGCGATCGAGGCCGCCAGTGCCTGCCTGCCGTTGCCGGTGAACAGCACGGCCGCCGGGTCCGGGCGCCAGTCGCCGCGGGCCAGCAGGGTGGCCGCCGCCTCGCGGGCCACCGGCGTCCCGGCGGCGCCGATCGGGTGCAGGGCGGCGGTCAGGACGTCTTCGCGCAGCAGCGGTTCCAGCGCGCGGGCCAGCCGCGCCGACTCTTCCGGCAGGACGGCGAAGTTGAGCTCGAGGTCGACGCGGGCGCCGCCGGGCTCGGCGAGCGCCGGTTCGGGCGGGGGCTTCGCCGCGCGGACGAACGTGCCCCGGCCGACCTCGCCGACGGCCAGGCCGCGGCGGACGAGCTCGCCGTAGACGCGGGCCGCGGTGGACCCGGCGATGCCGCGCTGCCGCGCGAACCGGCGCTGCGGCGGGAGCCGGTCGCCGGGCCGGAGGCGGCCGGCCTCGATGTCGGCGGCGATGGCGTCCGCGACGACGCGGTAGTCGTCCATGCCTGCCTTTCCGCCGGGTTTCTCCTCGACCGGCATGATCCCATCAGGGCTAAGTTGGCAGTGGAGGTGCCATGACCGACCAGACTTGGACCGAAGTCGACGACTACCTCGCCGGCGCGCTGCTCGCCCCCGACCCGGTGCTCGACACGGCATTGGCCGACGCCGACGCCGCCGGG
Encoded proteins:
- a CDS encoding NAD(P)/FAD-dependent oxidoreductase; amino-acid sequence: MHVTIIGAGLGGLTLARVLHVHGIPAAVYEAEPSPMARMQGGMLDIHDYNGQLAVEAAGLTEEFRGLVLEGRQAMRILERDGTVLLDKADDGTGGRPEVQRGELRRMLLDSLPAGTVHWGHKVTGVRAVGDGRHEVAFADGTTVTTGLLVGADGAWSRVRPLLTPAKPEYTGESFVEVYLFDADTRHPAAAKAVGGGSMMAPARHRGIFAHREAGDTLHTYVSLTRPLAWFDAVDFTDPAAAAARVAAEFDGWAPELTALITDGDTAPVLRPHYTLPLGHRWERVPGVTLLGDAAHLMPANGEGANLAMLDGAELGLALAAHPDDVEAALAEFEGTMFPRAAKVAAESLELNELLSGEDGEDTARILMDAFEAFTGAVRQS
- a CDS encoding PLP-dependent aminotransferase family protein, giving the protein MDDYRVVADAIAADIEAGRLRPGDRLPPQRRFARQRGIAGSTAARVYGELVRRGLAVGEVGRGTFVRAAKPPPEPALAEPGGARVDLELNFAVLPEESARLARALEPLLREDVLTAALHPIGAAGTPVAREAAATLLARGDWRPDPAAVLFTGNGRQALAASIAAFVPVGERLAVESLTYPVVKALAARLGVELVPIETDESGLVPAALAAAGPVRALYVQPTLHNPLGTTMPPQRRAELAEVVARLDLPVIEDGIYTFLRDDVRPFAAYAPDRTVFVDSLSKRVAPGLTAGFLVPPPAWTARLASSVRSGAWGASRFAVEAATQWIVTGTLAGIEAAKRRDAAARAAVVAERLPGLRGDPASYHRWWELPEQWRAETFVAAAARRGIALSPAAAFAVLPGHAPNAVRIAVSAPPVPTLASALDVLAGLAAGSPDDLLAD